Below is a window of Garra rufa chromosome 24, GarRuf1.0, whole genome shotgun sequence DNA.
aaaaaaaaaaatgctggttgaataaaagtaactttaagtcagaatttgccaggggtatgaataatttcgggcttgactgtaagtacataatagttaaggccacctaatataaagtatgACCCATTCCTGTAACTCAACAGTAGATCATGGCAGTAGCAACATCAAGGTTATGGGTTTAATTCCCTATGattgcataaaaaaaatctaatgcaAGTCCTATGaataaaagtgtctgccaaaCAGACTGTACAGAAAAATGTAGCTGTCCTGAAATACTAACTGCATGTTCGCAAGGTTGTTGACCCATATGGGTTCCGAGTTAATGCGTAAGATGTCTCCATTACATTGTGTTTAATCACAACCCACCACATGTCCAAATTGTTTTCACATTCCAGTGTGAGAGTAAAGCTGATGTGATGAATCATGGTGCCTTTAAGCCCTCAAACTGAAAAAAGACTCAACAAACATTTGAAAAACACCAATAAAAGTTGCATGTGTGTTGCTGTGCTGGTTTCTAGGAAAGGATTCCTCTGTTTAGCATGTGGAGCTGCGATGGATGAACCCAGCACTAAGATGCAGCTGGAGGTGTTTCTGAGCTGCTCCTCACTGAGCCACTGTATCGTCAAAATCAAGGTGAGATGATTTCAGATGCTGTATGTGGAAAACGATCAATTCCatggtggagaaaaaaaaaaaaaaaaaaaaaaaaatatatatatatatatatatatatatatatatgaaacaaattaaatgaaacaaattaattaatcagcatatatttaaatatatgatatgatatgataataTTTTCATTgtctatttttttaagaaatagcataaattaaatgcAGTACAACATATTTCacgtaaatatatattttccagcCTGATATATGACGTAGACCTCTTCAGAACAGGTTTTGTGAGATTCTTCTAATTCTGCTTTCTTGAAGACGAACTCAAAGACTTCTGTATCTTTATCACATATGACGTTAAAATGATGATCAAAAACACTCGAGAAAGTAAAGCTTGCATGATTTTATCACTCACGCAAAAACCAAAATGTTTTTCATCTAGTGTTTATCTCCATGCAGTTTTGTTTCCTGGAAATGTCAGCGAAAGAGGAGGGTCGCACATTATGGAACAGATATAACAAGATATCTCTCATACGATATCAGAAATGACTTGAATAAACTTATCTTATAAAGTTTGTGACAGTTTTGGACCACTGAGTAACTGATGCATGAAAGGGaaagtttatatctttatatttgAACTTATTTCTCATAATCCTAAGTGTAAATTAATTAAAACCCGTTACATACTAAGCCATTTTCATAATGCATTTAGTTAAAGCAACTATCACCATGTAGAAGAACCCTGCAACATTATTTTTTCTAACTCTGTCAAGCGAAAATGTCTCAAGATGCTTGATTAGACGAGGTCAGACAGGGTTGATTTCCTCAGGCTTTTAGAGTCTAAATGATTTCCAGGGTTGACTGTGAGTTAACAGAAAATATTCATGTTTCATACAGCTTTTTTCATATCCCTGCCACATCGTATGAATCAGATTATGAAATTAATGCATTCGTGTGTTTCAGCTGCAGCAAAAGACCATTAAATCTCTTTTAAACTCAACAAGGTGTACCGAGGTAAGATTCTGCACTAGTAGTGTTTAGGTGTTAGTCATTTATAACTATTTCAGTtattaattgacttttttttttgtctgatctGTTTGTTTGACAGGGTTACAGTGTGGAAAATGTTCTTGGGTCGGAGATCGGTCCTCTCAGTGCATTCGTCCACGTTGTCAACAGAAGTCACACGGTTTGGATGGGTTTGGAAGAGTTTGATCTGTGCTAACAAGCACATGCatctattattattgttgtttaaaaaaaaaaattagtcaacACTAGTCTTGCCTTATTTCTCAATACATGTAAATAAGTTAAGAAAAGAAGCTTTAAGAAGCCACCTGaacaatattacattttgaatGCTTGTTGATGTTAAAACTATTTATAAAAACAGAACCACTAAATGTTTAATAGTATGACAGATGCTCCAGTATCAGCTGATAAAAGACTTTTTTGTGTTGTCAATCAGATGTCTGCTAAGACAAAAGTTGCTTCTAGCCACATTATGGTGGTATTTAAGttacattatttgtaaaaaaaaaaaaagctctgaaCTACTTTAATATTGGTTTATTGCTCTCTATGACAGCTGAATACGTGTATTGACAATGAATAAATTTTTTTATGCCACCTGATAACTGATTGTAAGTCTTtttaatatagatcaaccaatatTATAATAGATTATATGCCTGTCTAATAATGCAaattttaatttatgtaattGAATTCACTATAACATTAAAACCTAATATACTCTATTAATATTtgtgacctggaccacaaaaccattagtaagtagaacaggtatatttgcagcaatagccaaaaatcattaggatattaagtaaagatcatgttcagtgaagatatttagtaaatttcctaccataaatatatcaaaacttaatttttgattagtaatatgcattgctaagaacttgatttagacaactttgaaggtgattttctcaatatttagatttgtttacaccctcagattccagattttcaaatagttgtatttcagccaaatattgtcctattctaacaaaccaaatcaatagaaagcttgtttttcagctttcagctgatgtataaatctcaatttaaaaaaactgacactTATTACGGGTTCAGGGACACATTTATATTATGtttaataattgttattaataGATTCTAAATTGTTTTGCAATCTAAGTGTTCACATTTATGATTTTAGGGTCTGCCTAACTGTAAACTAGGATCAAATGTTTCACTTTTTCACTTGACAGTAACTGACTGCATCATATAAGGTTATTTATAGATAATATGTGCAGTCAGTACATAAAATATGTTGCTTCActtgtgagtaactgtttttagTTGTTGAAAAGTTTCTCACAGTCCTCAAGTACTTAAACTAAACACCTTTGTGGTAGTTGTAGCTTTTATTTACCaacttttaactaaaattaaacagCAGCTTCGAAATTTACTTTTGAGGTTTGGCTTAATCTGAAATTTGGAAATGTGTCTCTCTAGTGTTTACCACAAACCGTATTTTACTCATAAATCCAAATTTGCTATTACTTAcaacccatatgtgaccctggaccacgaaacctgtcttaagtagcacgggtatatttgtagaaatagctaaaaatacattgtatgggttataattatcgatttttctttatgccaaaaatcattaggatattaagtaatattttctaagtttcctaccataaatatatcaaaacttaatttttgattagtaatatgcattgctaagaacttcatttgggcaactttaaaggcatttttcctcaatatttagatttttttgcaccctcagatttcagattttcaaatagttgtatctcggccaaatattgtcctattctaacaaaccaaatcaatagaaagcttgtttttaagctttcagctgatgtataaatctcaattttaaaaaaaactgacactTGTTATGGGTCCAGGGTCCAGGGGACACATTTATATTatgtttaatatataaattatattaatttaatttattctaaATTGTTTTGCAATCTAACTGGTCACATGAATTCAGGGTCTGTCTAACTGTAAACTAGGATAAAATGCTACACTTTTTTCACTTGACATTAAGTGACAGTATCATATAAGATTATTTATAGATCATTTGTGCAGTCAATACATGAACTATGCTACTTCACTTGTGAATAATGTTGTTTTTGTTGCTGAAAAGTTGCTCCCAGTCTCCAAGCACTTAAACTAAACACCTTTGTGGTAGCTCTAGcctttatttaccttttttaactaaaaataaacagCAGCTACGAAATGTACTTTTGAGGTTTGGCTTCATCTGAAATTTGGAAATGTGTCTCTCTAGTGTTTACCACAAACCTTATTTTACTCCAAAAATCGCTGTTACTTACAACCCTGATGTgatcctggactacaaaaccagtcttaagtagcacgggtatatttgtagaaatagccaaaaatacattgtatgggtccaaattataaaaaaaaaatcactggggtattaagatcatgttccattaaaaatatttagcaaattttCTACTAcagatatatcaaaatgtaatttttaattagtaatatgcattgctaagaacttcgtttgcacaactttaaaggcgattttctcagtatttagattttttgcaccctcagatttcagatttccaaatagttgcatctcagccaaatattgtcctatcctgacaaaccatacatcaatggaaagcttatttatataaaaaaaaagttttgtggtcacatatgacTGGAAAGCTCTATTTAAGTCGCTCTCGCTGATTGACAGCTACACCTTTCAACAAACCACGCCCCCTCAGACCCGCCCCCCCCAGCACACATGCGCGTTCACACGGATCTTTTTGAAATTTCacattgttttattatatatttgtacACACTGTACAATTTCAAACATGCTCTGGCATTAATACGAAGTTTCTGGGAATTATAAAACAAGTaccataaaaacatatatgaagtttttttctgtaataatttaGAATACAAAAACATTCACAAAAATAATCACAAAGAGTCCAAAAGTCCGTCATCCAATGTGTAACTTAATGCACGGCTGCTACAGAAGAACATAGTAATTCAAGTTCGCTGAGGTATGTTTTTGGCAAGGTTTTTGgggctctctctcgctctctttcccCGACGCGCGTCACCGACTGTCAACAGCCAAGCGCGCCGCCGTCCCAAACGAGGGTTCGGGCATCTGTTTGAAGAAGTTTCTGAGGCTGCTGAGTTCTCTTGTCAGCTGATCGATCGTTTTGTGCAGGCGCTCGTTCTCGGAGTTCAGCTCGAGCATCTTTTGCTGCATCTCCAAGTTGCGCTGCTTCGCCTTGTCCCTGCTTTTACGCACGGCGATGTTGTTCCGTTCGCGCCGCTGCCGATACTCCGGGCTGTGCCTGTCGACTGACTTTTTGCCCTTTTCCTTTCCCAGCCTCCTCTGGCTGACACGCTCTGGCTCAGGTGTGGTGGGAGGCGTCGGCTGACCCGTGTGCATGAGGCTCACGGAGGTTTGCGCGCACGTCTCGATCTGAGATGGTAAGGAAGAGGACTGATCGCTGTCGCTCCAGTCCGCCTCCTTCTTGATCGGTGCGCAAAACGCGCCTTTGCCAAAGCCCCCATCCTGGTGCTGCTGCTGCAGCCTCTCCGCGCTCTTTTGCGCAAAAGCGCTCGGCAGGTAAAAGTCTGGCTTTTCTTGCTTCACGGTGTTGTTGAACAAGTCTGCAAAGAGCTCGTCGTTGCAGATCTCCAGCGGAACCGTGGACATGGACTCGATGTAGGCGCTGAAGTCGATGGCGCTCTCATCATCGTAGATGGCAGGCGCGTTGCTGAGCTCCATCATGCTGCTCCCGTTGTTCTCCTCGGGCATGGCACGCTCTCCCCCAGATTTGCCATCCCCTGGCATGACTTTATTGTCATAGAAGTTGGCAGGCTCCATGGCCCAGCTCATGTTGCATGGTGGCGTTACGCACTGCGAGTCCAGGTTGTATATGTCAGACATGGACGCAGACAAACTCAAAACTCAAGCAGCGGATCCCTTCCTAGTCTCCTTTGGCAGTCCACACAAGCGTATTTTTTCACGCGTAATCACACCTTGTTTCGCGCACCCCGCGCGTATCTCCAAAAGTCTGGCTTTCTCGCGAACAGGTGTTAAAGTCCTCGTAGCTCTCTATCGAAACTTCGCTGTCCGCGCGCATAAGTACGAGCGCTCGGCTTGCGTCACGGCATCGCCGCCCCCTTCCAGAAGCCAGTGAATGTCCAGTGTCAGTCACATGTTCCGCCTGTGCTCCTATTTGAGGAGACTCGGGTGTGCATCAACGCCTACCAGCAACTTTTAAGAACAGACTGTCAGAACTTCATGTTGTGGGATATGAGGACGTGTTTGAATGCGTATGCGAGTGTGGAAGAAGAAAGTCGCTATTTAATGCGCCACTACCAACATACTAACATACATGTATACATAACatacatacaaataaaaaataagaatagaaattaaaattaatgaaaattcatgaaaaaaaaatgtttggttcgtatttataataataataataattattattattattattaaatattattattattatagattttcATTCGTGTTTATAAGTATTGTTGTAGTTATggatatttgtttattattattatttatttttatttataataaaaatgtgtttgcattatcattattatttaataaaattaatattattgttgtttgCTCAttggtattttattattattgcactagcagtcaaaagtttttgaacagtaagactgatattagtattagtattacttTTATAGATTTTCATTCGTGTTTATAAGTATTGTTATAGTTatgtatatttgtttattattatatttacttattttttatttataataaaatgtgttgcgtttatatttattataataataatagtatcattattgttgttgtttgcttGTTGGTATTTTgttattagtagtattagtattattgcaTTACGAGTCAAAAaatctttaatgttttttaaagaagtctcttccgcatttatttgatccaaagtacagcaaaaacagtcaaattctgaaatatttttactatttaaataaactgttttctatttggatatattttaaaatgtcacttatttcagtttttttttttcaaagctgatttttgttgttgttgttgttgttgttgttattatttatttttatttataataaaaaaatgtgttgtgttcgtatttattattattattattattattattattattattattgcactaccagtcaaacgtttttgaacagtaaaatttatattattattattattattactattttagaTTTTCATTCATGTTTATAAGTATTGTTATAGTTATggatatttgtttattattatatttacttattttttatttataataaaatgtgttgcgttcatatttattattattattattattattattattattaataataataataatagtatcatTATTGTTGCTTGGTTGTTGGTATATTgttattagtagtattagtattattgcattaccagtcaaaagtttttgaactgtaagattattcatgtttttgaaagaggtccttctgctcaccaagtctgcatttatttgatctaaagaacagcaaaaacagtaaaattcagaaatatttttactatgtaaattaactgttttctatttggatatattttaaaatgtcatttatttctgttttttcaaagctgattttatttttattgttattattatttatttttatttataataaaaaatgtgttgttcgtatttaattattattatgattattaataatatcataagttgttgttgtttgcttgttagtatttattattattattattattgcactaccagtcaaaagtttttgaacagtaagattgatattattattattattattattattattatgattactaTTATAGATTTTCATTTGCATTTATAAGTATTGTTATAGTTATggatatttgtttattattatatttatttttatttataatcaaatgtgttgcgttcatatttattattagtagtagtagtagtagtatcattattgttgttgtttgcttGTTGGTATTTTATTAtcagtagtagtattagtattgccctaccagtcaaaagtttttgaactgtaagattattcatgttttttaaagaggtccttctgctcaccaagtctgcatttatttgatccaaagtactgcaaaaacagtaaaattctgaaatatttttactatttaaattaactgttttctatttgaatacatttaaaaaatttaatttatttgttttttcaaagctgaatttttagcttcattactccagtcacacgatccttcagaaatcattctaatattctgatttgctcctccaaaaacatttataattattattatgttgaaaatagctgagtagatttttttcaggtttttagataaatagaaagttcagaaaaacagcatttatctgaaatagaaatcttttgtaatattatacatggttttatcacttttgttcaatttaaaagtattaatttctataatttctatcgttttaaataatacaaatatttactgtttttgctgcactttggattaaataaatgcttgatgagcttctttaaaaaacttactgttcaaaaacttttaaatgttatttgcATGTTTGAATGTGTAAAAGATCCCCCAgagaaaattaattttaataaatgcgAACAAAAACGttgatgttattattatttggttgtttaatatattttatagtcaGAAGTATATCTCTATTTATATCTCTGTATTTGagaagcacattaaatgtacaaATTCAgtacaaaaatattataaattataaaaacaagAGCTTAATTAAAGCAaagttatttattaatattacatttaataaaatcatttttaacttgaagttaaaattagttttattttactaGCTTTTGCTTGTATTAATGCAGAATCATTTTTATTCTTaactattttgattttaaatcaaattttaaataattttcaatgttcttaaattctgtttttattgtttgtatttttttatgattattttaactCATCTTATGTACAGCAccttgaattaccattgtgtatgaaatgcgCTATATACAAACTTGCCTTGCCAAACAAAGAATCTTCATTAATGCGGTCAAAAAGTCATTCATAATTTGTCTGAGGGCGGTACAGTTGTTTTCCTACATAACTTTACATCACACTGAGGCACTTCATCTTGTCCACGTGGACATCTAGTGGATGACTGAAGAATTGCCTCTGTTTATTGTGTTGATGTTCTTTCCCGCGAAAACTTCGGACGATACCAAACAGTTGTTGGGATTCGTTTATGTCACCCATCCTATAATTGTCAATCTGTCACTGAGAACATTTGAAAACGAGTTTATTGTAATTCTAAGCATGTATGATTGCAAATATATCGCGTAGTCCAAGAAATAACGAATTTTGTATGATTTAAACACACACGTGTCTCACTTCTCCCCCTCTCGATTGATAGTGAAGAGCGTGTTGGTGGTTGGTCAAAATTTCCCCGCGAAATTTACGTCACAGGCAGTTTCGCGCCACCGTTCACCTCAGAAGGGAAGCAGTGCGAACGGTAAGTGTTCTATTTCTGTATGAAATAACCGTGTTTAAAATAATAAGTAATCACGATAACTTGTAAATAGGTGTTGGTCAATTAGACGTCAGCATAGTGCATTGTACTTGATAATAATGGTTATTCTGGTTTCTTATGTTGTTCATAGTCATTGTTGTGAGTGATGCAGCATGCTGCTAGTCTCTTGGACTGTTCTTGTGTAACTGTTAACTGTAGCAAAAGTTGCTATACATCCTTCATTTCTtcataataaaactttttttttttttttaactgtgcatAACGTGGTATGTTAGATCTAACGTTACCGGTGGTTTTAATCTTAAgttttggtttgtggacagttgtGTTCATTGGGTATCTCATGCAAGTATTAAACTTATTTTCCTAATGTTAAACTAACAAGTTTGCAGTGTTGTGATGGAGGCCATTATATAACGTTAATTTCTTTAGGCctgcactaagttttgcaccgcggaacgtttctcactgggtgagattcggcggaccgattatactggagcacaaactagcgttcagacaagccaaagaacttataccaaagaagctgcgtccgtcctaaatagtattgaatgtcccaaatcgtagtatgtttaaaaagtattccaaagattcccggatggtctactacttaacgatcaatgcacactcttaactgctaatattgcccgcaacacactgcgccgtgaacgaggattcgattagaactacaNNNNNNNNNNNNNNNNNNNNNNNNNNNNNNNNNNNNNNNNNNNNNNNNNNNNNNNNNNNNNNNNNNNNNNNNNNNNNNNNNNNNNNNNNNNNNNNNNNNNNNNNNNNNNNNNNNNNNNNNNNNNNNNNNNNNNNNNNNNNNNNNNNNNNNNNNNNNNNNNNNNNNNNNNNNNNNNNNNNNNNNNNNNNNNNNNNNNNNNNNNNNNNNNNNNNNNNNNNNNNNNNNNNNNNNNNNNNNNNNNNNNNNNNNNNNNNNNNNNNNNNNNNNNNNNNNNNNNNNNNNNNNNNNNNNNNNNNNNNNNNNNNNNNNNNNNNNNNNNNNNNNNNNNNNNNNNNNNNNNNNNNNNNNNNNNNNNNNNNNNNNNNNNNNNNNNNNNNNNNNNNNNNNNNNNNNNNNNNNNNNNNNNNNNNNNNNNNNNNNNNNNNNNNNNNNNNNNNNNNNNNNNNNNNNNNNNNNNNNNNNNNNNNNNNNNNNNNNNNNNNNNNNNNNNNNNNNNNNNNAAttatgttttgttatatttatggtaggaaatttacaaaatatcttcatggaacatgatctttaaaagaaaatttgataattttgacccatacaatgtatttttggctattgctacaaattttaCACATTCACTCattctatttcttttttttttttttttagatcatccCTGTAGAGAAGCTCGTCAAGGGACGATTTCAAGACAACCTGGACTTCATTCAGTGGTTCAAGAAGTTCTTTGACGCCAACTATGACGGGAAAGAGTACGACCCAGTGCAGGCCAGACAGGGCCAGGATGCCATTCCCCCTCCAGACCCCGGCGAGCAGATCTTCAACCTGCCAAAGAAATCCCTCCATGCCGCCAGCTCTCCCACCGCAGGTCTGATGTAACATCTTTTATTTATAATCATCATTAATCAACCGGCATTTGGCATTTACTAAATTGCATCATGGCATCCGTTAACTTGTGTGCAGGAGCTACTAGATCTGCCAGTTCAACCCCTAAATCCTCCACCTCGACCTCCCGACCCTCCTCCGCCAAAAAGATCCCTGTGATGTCAGCGACACCCGCTAAAGGAGAGAAGGAGCTGGAAGCCCAAGTAACACAACTAAACGAACAGGTGGACACCCCTAACACTATTAAAATCTTTAAATGGATGAGCAATCAAGAATATAATGGATATAAATGCTGAGTGAAAGCATGAGATAAGCTGCTATTTTAGTAGATCATTTTGGGTTTATACAGGATTTAAAAAgtcttagttcgctcttccacaaatTAAGGACATAAATTGGAGcaaaaaatgttcttaaattagtgaaattCTGGCACCGAATGCAAAAAATGTTCATCTttgtcagtatttttttctttttttttttcaatacaaatatctaaaaattcttaaatcaagacaaatttacttgagatgcaaaatgAAATCTTGTTGACAAATCGAACATAATTGAGTGAGTTTATCTTAGAAAATGAACTAATATCTGAAATATATGAAAGCTTGAATTGCTTATTGAATTACGTTGATTTGACTAAGtagatatttgtctttttttatcaaaaactgactttgattttaataaatgaaaaaacaagacttaaatatatatgtaatgtTATGGTTATGATATAATATcaaattgttgttattataaatattattttcttaaatACTATAATATTCTACAGTGGCATTATGCTTTatgttgatatttatttatttgtttgtttatttattttatatttatttttatttagtagtagtagaagtaataataataataatagtaattatcattattattttcttaaaataatatcTATAGTGACATTACGCTTTGTTGATAATTATTATGTAATAgtggtagtagtagtaatagtagtgataatgataataataatttatatttatttgattatttatttaggtttttagtaatttttatttagtagtagtaatattactactactaataattatcattattatttcttAAATACTTTAATATTCTAGAGTGACATTAAGCTTTatgttgatatttatttattaacatattatattttgattttatttgctAAGTTTTATTTagaagtagtagtaataataatgataattttttttcttaaagtaaTATCTACAGTGACATTATGCTTTgttgatatttattttatatttatctatttatattatttattttgatttttagtaatttttaattagtcgtataataataataatatcataattattattattttcttaaataCTTTAATATTCTACAGTGACATTATGCTTTATgttgatatttatttatatattatatttagattttatttgccaatttttatgtagtagtaataataataataattattattattattgttattattattttaaatactttaatattCTACAGTGACATTATGCTTTatgttgatatttatttatttatatatttagattttatttgccaatttttatgtagtagtagtagtaataataataataataattattgttattattatttttgttattattttaaatactttaatattCTACAGTGACATTATGCTTTAtgttgattatttattatttattttaattttatttagtgtttctatttagtaatattattattattattattattattattattattatatggtaATATTGATGTTTTTGGGTTTTCTTTTTCTGCTGTTGAGCTGCCTTGTTGGATATCCAATTATAGCCATAAAAACAATAGTTTCATTAAATAAAAGTGTAATGCTTTGTTAATTGTGCACAGAAActgaagaaaaaacattttattggATTGTACACATCAGTTAAACTCGGAAAACACACTTTTCCAATCCGGCATCAGGAAGTGTATGCATTCAAGGAGGAATCATGTTGTTTAGAGACATGTCTTCCTAAGCAGTAACCAGGTTTTAGTGTCTGTTGTGTTTACAGTCTTTTATGTCATTGGTAACTCTTGTGTCTCTCCTCTGCCGCAGATGAATACATTAAAGCTAGCACTAGAAGGAGTGGAGAAGGAGCGGGATTTCTACTTTGGGAAGCTGAGAGAGGTGGAGCTGCTGTGTCAGGAGCAGGGCCAGGACAACGGACCCTTTGTGGAGAGACTTATGGAGGTGCTGTACTCTGCAGACGACCAGGTTAGTACTTCACTGCTTCAAGTACTTTTTCaggaagttattttttatttaattttttattttacatatttctgatcttattattattataaaaacattttgataaaaacaaattaatatatttatatatacccTAATAAAACCTTTTCACTTTCAAATGAAATAAATCATTTGTTCTTATTACGATTAGCATTTATTTAGGGTAAAATGATTCTTTTATCCATTATATTAGACATATGTTTTCTTTAATATCTCTGAGTTGGTCATTAATATAAAGGAAATATACAATCTAATTCTAAATTGAACTTCTTTTTTTCAGCTTTATGGAGATGTTGGGGTTTGGGCAAGATTTTActttaaattgcttttaaataatatttgacaaatgacacaaattaatatattttatggaAAAGGAACATGAAGTTTGTTC
It encodes the following:
- the LOC141300291 gene encoding microtubule-associated protein RP/EB family member 2-like, which produces MDADKLKTQAADPFLVSFGSPHKLRALGLRHGIAAPFQKPVNVQCQSHVPPVLLFEETRVCINAYQQLLRTDCQNFMLWDMRTCLNAYAMKSVLVVGQNFPAKFTSQAVSRHRSPQKGSSANVIVIIPVEKLVKGRFQDNLDFIQWFKKFFDANYDGKEYDPVQARQGQDAIPPPDPGEQIFNLPKKSLHAASSPTAGATRSASSTPKSSTSTSRPSSAKKIPVMSATPAKGEKELEAQVTQLNEQMNTLKLALEGVEKERDFYFGKLREVELLCQEQGQDNGPFVERLMEVLYSADDQEAGGEEHEAPAQEEDVPDDTQDEY
- the LOC141300555 gene encoding CCAAT/enhancer-binding protein delta-like codes for the protein MSDIYNLDSQCVTPPCNMSWAMEPANFYDNKVMPGDGKSGGERAMPEENNGSSMMELSNAPAIYDDESAIDFSAYIESMSTVPLEICNDELFADLFNNTVKQEKPDFYLPSAFAQKSAERLQQQHQDGGFGKGAFCAPIKKEADWSDSDQSSSLPSQIETCAQTSVSLMHTGQPTPPTTPEPERVSQRRLGKEKGKKSVDRHSPEYRQRRERNNIAVRKSRDKAKQRNLEMQQKMLELNSENERLHKTIDQLTRELSSLRNFFKQMPEPSFGTAARLAVDSR